The window CGCGGTTGTCCACGTCCAGCGCCAGGAGGATGGCCTGGACGTGGCCGCGAATGGTGTTTTCCGACAGGTTCAGCCGCCGCCCGATGGCCTTGTTGGTCAGGCCCTGGCTCAGCAGCCCCAGCACCTCGTACTGGCGCGGCGTGAACTGGGCCTTGTCATCGGGCTGGTCGCCGCGCAGGTTCTGGCAGGGCGTGAGCCCACCGCCGACCTTGGCGATCACGGCCATGATGTGTTCTGCCGTGGCCGCCTTGGAGACGAAGGCCGATGCGCCGCGCTGGAGCGCCTGGCGAACCGTATGGTCGGTGTCGTCGGCCGACAGGATGATGGCGGGCACGCCCGGCCATCTGCGCGCCAGCACGGCCATGCCGTCGATGCCGTTGAGCCCGCCCAGCTGGATATCGATCAACAGCAGGGTGGGCGCGTCTTCCTCGTCGCCTTGCAGGTGCAGCGCCTCTTCCAGCGAGGCTGCTTCGGACAGGCGCGCCTGCGGCAGGCTGTTTTGCAGCACCAGGCGCAGGCCGCTGCGAAACAGGGCGTGATCATCAATGATGAGGAGATGAGGCGTGGACATCGGCAAGGCATCCTCCCACAGTCCTTGTGACGGACTGCCGGTATGGTTGGGATTTTTATGCCGCGATTCTACGCCTTAATTCCGGCTGCCAGCTGTCAGCTGTGAACTGCCGACGGCCTCACATGATCTGGCGCAGCCGGCGGGTTTGGCGGCGGGGTTCAGCAGGGAGCGCCGCCTTGGGCGCGCTGACGGAGGGTTTCAAGGGATCGTGCGTCCAGCGCCTGCCAGGGAGAGGTCCCGGCGATGCGCATGGTCTGCGTCCACTCCTGCCAATCCTGGCCGGCCTGCTGGTACAGCACTAGCAGGTCGTGCGGCGCCAGTTGCAACTGCGCCAGCGCGGTCCCGGCCCGGGCTAGCGCCGCCTGGGCCTGCTGCGCCGGGCCGCAGCCCAGCTCAGCCATGGCCTGCGCCAGATGCAGGGTCCAGACGATCTCGTCCTGGCGCGTGGCGGCGATCTCGCCGATGACCACGGGGGTTTCATAGTGCAGCACGGCGTCGCAGAAGAGGTCGGGAATCTTCCAGTCCTGCATCAGCGCGGCGGCGATGTTGAGATGGTTGAAGCCGAACAGTGACTGTTCCATTGCCCGGCGGGCCGGCGCATCCAGGGCGCGCGTGAGCAGCGCCGAGTAGCCGGTCGGCTGCGCGGAGGCCAGGGTGAGCTTGCCGATGTTGGCCAGCAGGCCGGTGGTGAACATTTCGCCCAGCGGCGCTACGCGGAGCTGGCTGGTGACCGCCTGGGCGCTGCAGGCCATGGCAAAGCTGTGCGCCCAGAAGGCGGGCAGGCTGAAGTTGGCGCAGGAGGCCGGCGCCCGGGTTTCGGCCAGCGATAACGCCAGCGCCAGCTGGCGCACCGCCTGCAGACCCACCAGCAGGAGGCTGTCCATGCTCACCGAGGCAATCGGCCGCACCCGCTGGGCGTTGAGCACGTTGACGATGCGGATGATGCGCCCCGATAGCGCCGGATCGGCCTGCACCAGGTGGATCAGTTCGGCCATGTCCGGATTGTCCTGGGCGCACAGCCGCATGATGGTCAGGCGCACCCCGCCCGGTGACGGCAGGGCCTGGGCGCTGCGCAGCTTGTCAAACAGGGTCGGTTCGATGAAGGTCAGCATTCACTTTCCTTCCTGGTAGCGATTGAAAATCTCCAGCACCTCCTCCCACCCGGCGAAGAAAGCTTCCACGCAACGTGGGTCGAAATGGGCGCCGCTCTGCTCGCGCAGGTACTGCGAGGCCCGCTCCAGGCTCCAGCCCGGCTTGTAGGGGCGCGACGAGGTCAGGGCGTCGAACACGTCGGCCACGGCGACGATGCGACCGTAGAGCGGGATCTGTTCACCCTTGAGGCCATTGGGATAGCCGCTGCCATCCCATTTTTCGTGGTGGGTAAGGGCGATCTGCGAGGCTGTCTGCAGCAGCGGCGAGGGACTGGCCACCAGGATGTCGGCGCCGATGCGCGCATGCATGCGCATGACCTTGAGCTCCTCCTCGTCGAGCCGGCCCGGCTTGAGCAGGATGTGGTCGGGAATGCCCATCTTGCCGATGTCGTGCATGGGCGCGGCATTGAGCAGCAATTCCTGCTGCTGGCTGTCCAGGCCCATCCGGGCGGCGATGATCCTGGCGTAGTTGGCCATGCGCGTGAGGTGTTCGCCTGTTTCGGGATCGCGATAGCCGGCCGCGCGCGCGAGCAGATCCACCGAGTCCAACGCCAGCGTGTCGCTGTGGCGGACCTGCTGGTCCACTTGTTCGGAGAGGGTGTCGATCTTCTGGCTCATGGCCAGTTGCGACCTGCGCATGGCCAGCATGTTCTTGACCCGCGCCAGCAGCTCCACCCGGTTGACCGGTTTGGAGAGGAAATCGTTGGCGCTCA is drawn from Herbaspirillum seropedicae and contains these coding sequences:
- a CDS encoding HDOD domain-containing protein translates to MLTFIEPTLFDKLRSAQALPSPGGVRLTIMRLCAQDNPDMAELIHLVQADPALSGRIIRIVNVLNAQRVRPIASVSMDSLLLVGLQAVRQLALALSLAETRAPASCANFSLPAFWAHSFAMACSAQAVTSQLRVAPLGEMFTTGLLANIGKLTLASAQPTGYSALLTRALDAPARRAMEQSLFGFNHLNIAAALMQDWKIPDLFCDAVLHYETPVVIGEIAATRQDEIVWTLHLAQAMAELGCGPAQQAQAALARAGTALAQLQLAPHDLLVLYQQAGQDWQEWTQTMRIAGTSPWQALDARSLETLRQRAQGGAPC
- a CDS encoding HD domain-containing phosphohydrolase — translated: MNILIVDDDKTNLSLFSHMLGQVPQTRIDTCADARQALDWCQEHAPDLILLDYMMPGMDGLDFLSRFRAMPGQEMTPVIMITADMGLQVRHTALQMSANDFLSKPVNRVELLARVKNMLAMRRSQLAMSQKIDTLSEQVDQQVRHSDTLALDSVDLLARAAGYRDPETGEHLTRMANYARIIAARMGLDSQQQELLLNAAPMHDIGKMGIPDHILLKPGRLDEEELKVMRMHARIGADILVASPSPLLQTASQIALTHHEKWDGSGYPNGLKGEQIPLYGRIVAVADVFDALTSSRPYKPGWSLERASQYLREQSGAHFDPRCVEAFFAGWEEVLEIFNRYQEGK
- a CDS encoding response regulator transcription factor translates to MSTPHLLIIDDHALFRSGLRLVLQNSLPQARLSEAASLEEALHLQGDEEDAPTLLLIDIQLGGLNGIDGMAVLARRWPGVPAIILSADDTDHTVRQALQRGASAFVSKAATAEHIMAVIAKVGGGLTPCQNLRGDQPDDKAQFTPRQYEVLGLLSQGLTNKAIGRRLNLSENTIRGHVQAILLALDVDNRAEAAFAARRRGLVS